The Cricetulus griseus strain 17A/GY chromosome 9, alternate assembly CriGri-PICRH-1.0, whole genome shotgun sequence genome has a segment encoding these proteins:
- the Rps5 gene encoding 40S ribosomal protein S5 isoform X2, with product MTEWETATPAVAETPDIKLFGKWSTDDVQINDISLQDYIAVKEKYAKYLPHSAGRYAAKRFRKAQCPIVERLTNSMMMHGRNNGKKLMTVRIVKHAFEIIHLLTGENPLQVLVNAIINSGPREDSTRIGRAGTVRRQAVDVSPLRRVNQAIWLLCTGAREAAFRNIKTIAECLADELINAAKGSSNSYAIKKKDELERVAKSNR from the exons ATGACTGAGTGGGAGACAGCCACACCTGCGGTGGCAGAGACCCCAGACATCAAGCTCTTTGGGAAATGGAGCACCGACGATGTACAGATCAATGATATTTCTCTGCAG GATTACATTGCTGTGAAGGAGAAGTATGCCAAGTACCTGCCCCACAGTGCAGGGCGGTATGCCGCCAAGCGCTTCCGCAAAGCCCAGTGCCCCATCGTGGAGCGCCTCACCAACTCCATGATGATGCACGGCCGCAACAACGGCAAGAAGCTCATGACGGTGCGGATCGTCAAGCATGCCTTTGAGATCATCCATCTGCTCACTGGCGAG AACCCTCTGCAGGTTCTGGTCAATGCCATCATCAACAGTGGCCCCCGGGAAGACTCAACGCGCATTGGGCGAGCCGGCACAGTGAGGAGGCAGGCTGTGGATGTGTCCCCACTGCGCCGAGTGAATCAG GCCATCTGGCTGCTGTGCACAGGAGCTCGTGAGGCTGCTTTCCGGAATATCAAGACCATTGCTGAGTGCCTTGCAGATGAGCTCATCAATGCTGCCAAG GGTTCCTCCAACTCCTACGCCATCAAGAAGAAGGATGAACTGGAGCGTGTGGCCAAGTCTAACCGCTGA
- the LOC113837356 gene encoding LOW QUALITY PROTEIN: RING finger protein 225-like (The sequence of the model RefSeq protein was modified relative to this genomic sequence to represent the inferred CDS: inserted 1 base in 1 codon), which yields MPCPRPPWLRRHHRASQGSSPGSPGTLSAPRSPSRGEDEDAEEEEGDGPPGDDPILPPASPMECLICVSPFDGVFKLPKRLDCGHVFCLECLARLSLATAGGGDAVACPMCRAPTRLAPRRGLPALPTQPGLLPXDACEPPPRQGSVRFDRRRGLLYLRPPPPSPGPRKSRAAARAPPPPPPLRLGRPLSRRLSLSSPTWAFNAAVALAVLVAAGLVVSGVYIFFLIPHVTTSGLARPQVVALAPEPGFWQPPRPTPVATWTHTWIPRPTKPDLDLGDTRPGTTTKDAPELEEAAKDAAETRDAPAPDDETPKAETDLGWDLQAQEDGERV from the exons ATGCCGTGTCCTCGGCCGCCCTGGCTCCGCCGCCACCACCGAGCCTCCCAGGGCTCGAGCCCCGGCTCCCCTGGCACCCTGTCCGCGCCCAGGTCCCCTAGCCGAGGTGAAGACGAGGACGCGGAGGAGGAAGAGGGCGATGGCCCCCCGGGCGACGACCCCATCCTGCCCCCCGCGTCCCCCATGGAGTGCCTCATCTGCGTGTCTCCCTTCGACGGCGTTTTCAAGCTGCCCAAACGCCTGGACTGCGGCCACGTCTTCTGCCTCGAGTGCCTGGCTCGCCTGTCGCTGGCCACGGCGGGTGGCGGCGACGCAGTGGCTTGCCCCATGTGTCGCGCGCCCACGCGCCTGGCCCCGCGCCGGGGGCTCCCCGCTCTGCCCACGCAGCCGGGGCTGCTGC GAGACGCGTGCGAGCCACCGCCGCGCCAGGGCTCCGTGCGCTTCGACCGCCGCCGGGGCCTCCTGTACCTGCGGCCGCCGCCGCCGTCCCCCGGGCCACGCAAGAGCCGCGCGGCGGCGCGGGCCCCGCCGCCTCCACCCCCGCTGCGCCTCGGCCGCCCGCTGTCGCGTCGCCTGTCCCTGAGCAGCCCCACCTGGGCCTTCAACGCGGCCGTGGCGCTGGCCGTGCTGGTGGCCGCTGGCCTTGTCGTCTCCGGCGTCTACATCTTCTTCCTCATCCCCCATGTCACCACCTCGGGCCTTGCGCGACCTCAGGTCGTGGCTCTGGCCCCCGAGCCCGGCTTCTGGCAACCGCCGCGGCCCACGCCCGTGGCAACCTGGACCCACACCTGGATACCGCGCCCGACAAAGCCTGACCTGGATCTGGGTGACACCCGGCCAGGGACCACTACCAAGGATGCTCCAGAGCTTGAGGAGGCTGCCAAGGACGCAGCAGAGACCCGGGATGCGCCGGCCCCCGATGATGAAACTCCGAAAGCAGAGACCGACCTGGGCTGGGACCTGCAGGCGCAGGAGGATGGGGAAAGGGTGTGA